Below is a genomic region from Tepidiforma bonchosmolovskayae.
CCCTCAGCCAGTCGGCGTTGTACTGTGCGATGTCCATCGGTCCTCCATCGGGGGCAGGTGCGGCCCCGCGGAGTGTACCCCGGCGTCCGCCCCTGGGGTCACTCCAGTTCGACGATGAGGGTCGCCCGCTCGTTGTCGATTGCGTTGATGGACACCCGCGCCACGCCTTCCAGGTTGGCCAGCCGCTCCTGGAAGTCGAGCAGCTCGCCGAACCCCTTCCCCCGCACGTCAACCTGCAGCCGGCGCCCGCGCAGCTCGGAGTCCGCCTGCCCGGCCGGCGGCGGCTCGGCCGGGGGCCGCGCGCTCTTCTGACCTTTCAGCCCTCCGGCGAGCCCCTCGAGCCCGGCCACAACCTGCGCGATGCTCGCCGCCGCCGCGAGGTACTCCTGGCGCAGCTGCAGGAGCGGCGCCGCAATCGCCTCAGAAAGCGCCCCTGCCACCGACGACGGTGAGCTGCCTGCCTGGGCACGCGTCGCTTCCGCGAGCCGGTCCTCGAGTTCTGCCAGCCGGTCGAGGAGCCGCTCGTAGTCCTGGCGCAACAGGTCGTACCGCCGCCGCAGCTGGCGCACCGTCGCATCCCCCGACGCAGCTTCCTGCAATCGCTCCAGGATCACATCCTCAGGCTCGCTGTCGTGCTCTCCCACGTCAACCTTCCCGGGAGGTACGCGCCCGGGAGCCGCGGGAGTGCCTCAGGCCTGCCGGGCCGGGAGCATCGTTCGCTCCCGACCGCCCTCGAGCCGATATCCGAACCCCCGCACCGTCACCAGGTACCGCGGGGCCTGCTCGTCCGGCTCGAGCTTCCGCCTGATCCGGCGGACGTAGACCTTAAACACGTCCTGTGCTTCCCGCGGAAGATAGCGGTAATCATCCGAGACGGCGTTCAGGATTTCGTGCGGCTTGAGCACCCGCCCGCTGTTGCGGGCCATGTACTCCACGATCCGGAATTCCGCCGCGGTGAGTGGTACCACCATCCCCCCGCGCTGCACCTCGCATCGATCAACATCGACCACAAGGTCGCCGACCTGAAGGACGCCGCTATTCGCGCCGCTGGCCGCATCATACGCCCCGGCCCGCCGCAGCACGGCGCGCACCTGCGCGACCACCACCCGCGGGTCTGCCCCTAGCTCCAGGCAGGCCTCGGCCCCGGCCGTAAATGCCTCGGCGACCAGCTCCGGGAGCGCTGCATCGAATACCGCGACCACCGGCCTCCCGCACGCTGCCAGCCGCGCGACATCAACCAGCCCGGAAACTCCGTCGCAATCGATCGCGCGGCAGACCAGGTCGAATTCCCCCGACTCCGCCATCCGCAGCGCTGCTTCGCCGGGCTCCCGCTCGAGCACCGCCAGTCCGCCGCTGTGCAGCGCACGGACAAAGTGGCGGGTCTCCATGGCGCCCGGAGCAACCAGCAGGCAGCTGAGGAAGCGGGGAGAAAGGCTGCCGTCCATCGTTACCTGTACGTTCCCGAATCTCCACCGGGGCAGGCCCCGGGCCGGTGCGTGGGATTATATCCACGTTTGTCAAGAGGTAAAGACCCTATTTTTGTCGCCGGTCTCCCTGATGTCGCCGGCGCCCGCGCGCCGCCCGCAAAATCGGGCGAATCCCGAATTGTTGCGCCCGCCCGGGCCGGCCGAATCTTTCGATATGGGACAGGCACAGCGCATCCACACCTACGACGACGAACTTCACGAGCGCCGGCGCCGGCTCGCCATCGTGCGCCCTATCGTGGATTTCGAAGAGGAGCGCCTGAAGCGCCTCCGCGAAAAGGCGCGCGACACCCGCGACCCCTGACCTGGGGCCGGCGGCGCGTTTGCCGGGCCGGGCAGGCCGCTCCTATACTTCGGAGACTGCACCGCCGTTCGCCAGAACGCACCTACGCGTCCCCGGAGTCGCCAGAGCATGCCAATCACCACCAAGCGCGAGTGGCTGCAGGGCCCCTACGCCAAAGCTGTCCAGCGCGCCCCCGAGCGCCAGCCCTCCTTCGAAACCACCGGGCGGATGCCCATCGAGCCGATCTACACCCAGGACGACCTCGAAGGCTGGGACCCTGTCACCCAGCTCGGCTTCCCCGGCGAGTTCCCCTTCACTCGCGGCATCCAGCCCACCATGTACCGCGGCCGCTTCTGGACCATGCGCCAGTACGCTGGCTTCGGCACCGCGGAAGAATCGAACCAGCGCTACCGCTACCTCCTCGCCCAGGGCCAGACCGGCCTCTCCGTGGCGTTCGACCTCCCCACTCAGATCGGCTACGACTCGGATGACCCCATGGCCGCCGGCGAGGTCGGCAAGGTCGGCGTCGCCATCGACTCCATCGAGGATATGCTCACCCTCTTCGATGGCATCCCGCTCGATAAAGTCACCACCTCCATGACCATCAACGCGACGGCCGCCATCCTCCTCGCGCTCTACGTGGCCGTCGGCAAGCACCAGGGCGTCCCGCCTGAGGAGCTCGGCGGGACCGTCCAGAACGATATCCTCAAGGAATACATCGCCCGCGGGACGTACATCTACCCGCCCAAGCCCTCCATGCGGCTCATCACCGACATCTTTGCCTACTGCAAAGACAACGTGCCGCAGTGGAACACCATCTCCATCTCCGGCTACCACATGCGCGAGGCGGGCTGCACGGCCGCCCAGGAGATCGCCTTCACCCTCGCGAACGGCATCGCCTACGTCGAGGCCGCCATCGGCGCCGGCCTCGATGTCGACGAGTTCGCCGGCCGGCTCTCCTTCTTCTTCGCCTGCCACAACAACTTCCTCGAAGAAGTGGCGAAGTTCCGCGCCGCCCGCCGCCTCTGGGCCCACATCATGCGCGACCGCTTCGAGGCGAAGAATTCCCGTTCTCAGATGCTCCGCTTCCATACCCAGACCGGCGGCGCAACCCTCACCGCCCAGCAGCCCGAGAACAACATCGTCCGCACCACGGTCCAGGCCCTCGCGGCCGTGCTCGGCGGCACCCAGTCGCTCCATACGAACTCCATGGACGAGGCCCTCGCCCTCCCGACCGAGAAGGCCGTCCAGATAGCCCTCCGCACCCAGCAGATTCTCGCTTACGAGAGCGGCGTCGCCGACGTCATCGACCCGCTCGGCGGCTCCTACTTTGTCGAAGACCTCACGAACCGGCTCGAAGCAGAAGCCCGGGAGTACATCAAAACGATCGACAGCATGGGCGGCGCACTGGCCGCCATCGAAAAGGGCTTCCAGCAGAAGGAGATCCAGGAAGCCGCCTACCGCTACCAGATGCAGGTCGAAAACAAGGAACGGATCATCGTCGGCGTCAACGAGTTCGTCGTCGCCGAGGAGGAGCACCCCGAGATCCTCCGCGTCGACCCCGCCATCGGGCAGCGCCAGGTCGAAAAGCTCCGGCGGCTCCGCGCCACCCGCGATAATGCCGCCGTCGAACGGATGCTCGACCGCATCGAACAGGCCGCCCGCGGCACCGAAAACCTCGTCCCGATCATGGTCGAGGCTGTCGAGAACCGGGTGACCCTGGGCGAAATCAGCCATCGCCTCCGCAAGGTCTGGGGCGAACAGCGCGAGCCGGTGTTCATCTGATGAGCGACGACGACGTCCGGACCCGCGCCGACGAACGGCGCCGCCTCCTCGCCGAGCTCGAACTCGAGCGCAACCAGTTCATCCGGAACGTCGAAACCTGCCGCATCCGCGACATCGAACGGCCGTTCATCGGCGACTGGTCGGTCAAAGACATCGTCGGTCACGTCGCGAGCTGGGAGGCGGAAGTCGTCACCGCCCTGCGGGAACTCCGCGCCGGCCGCCGTCCCGAGCTCTACGACTTCAACCGCAGCCGCCTCGACGCCTGGAACCAGGAGCACGTTGAGCGAAAGCGCAGCCTCGACTTTTTCAGCGTCCTCGAGCAGCTCAAGGATGGCCGCCACCGCCTCCTCGACGAGCTCGCCCACATCCCCGACGAAGACCTGGTCGACGAGGGCTCGCGCTACCGGAAACTTGTCCAGGCCGTTATCGACCACGACCGCGAACACTGGCACGCCATCGCCGCCCGCCTCGCCGGCATGGAGGGGGCCCGCCGCACCGGCGCCCAGTCGATCATCGAAGAAGCCACATCCTGAGGGGTACCGCACCAGTATGCTCACCAAAATCCACCACGTCGGCATCGTCGTGCACTCCGCCGACGAAGCCCTCAAGTTCTACCGCGACGCCCTTGGCCTGCCCGTCACCGCCGACCGCGTCATTGAAGACCAGGGCGTCCGCGGGGTTCTCCTCCAGATTGGCGACTCGGAAATCGAGCTGCTCGAGCCGACCCGCGACGATACCGGCGTCGCCCGCTTCCTCGCCAACCGCGGCGAAGGCATGCACCACATCTGCTTCGAATCCGACGACGTCGCAAAGGAACTCGAAGCCGCGCGCGAAAAGGGCATCGAACTCATCGACCAGGCGCCCCGCCTGGGCCTCGCCGGCATGATCGCCTTCCTCCACCCGCGCTCCAACCACGGCGTCCTTGTTGAGTTCGCCACCCCCATCGAGGGGCAGCACGGCCACTAGATGGACGGCATCGGCGCCACCCACATCGACCACATCGTCATCTCCTCGAATAACAGCGAGGTGGTCGCCGAGACGTTCCGCCGCAACATCGGCATCGAGATCCGGCGCACCATGAGCCGCCCGGGTACCGGCGCCCGCCTCGCCTTCGCGAAGCTCGGCGACGTCATCCTCGAATTCGCGGGGCCGCCTGAGCCCGACCCTGCAGCCGAGGTCAAAGCACGCCTCTGGGGCATGGTTCTCGCCGTCGCCGATATCGCCGCCGCCGTCGAACGGCTGCGCGGCCTTGGCTACGAAGTCACCGACCCGCGCCCCGCTGTCCAGCCCGGCGCGCTCATTGCCACGGTGAAGTCCGGCACGGGCGGCGTGCCGTTCGCCCTCATCCAGTACAACGCCATCCCGCACGAATCCCCCGCTGGAGCAGCACCATGAAAGCAAAGCGCATCGACCACGTCGGCATCGTCGTCAAGAACCTCGAAGAGGCCACCGCCACCTATGCCCGCAACTTCGGGCTCACGGTCGATCCCGCCCGCGGGGGCGAGGTCCCCGCACTGGGCATCAAGAATGCCTTCATGCCGATCGGCGAGAGCGACCTCGAGTTCATCCAGCCGCTCACCGATCAGGGGCCGGTCGCCCAGTTCGCCAAAGAGCGGGGCGAGGGCCAGTTCCTGCTCTCGATTGAAGTTGATGACGTCGCTGCAGCCGTCGAGCACCTCCGCAGCCTCGGCTTCCGCGTCGGCGACCCGAACAACGGCGTCGCCTTCGTCTCGCCGAAATCCTCGCACGGCGTCAACCTGCAGCTCATCCAGCGCCAGGGGCGCTGACTCGCTACCATAACGGACGAAGCATCACCAACGCCCCGGGGAAAGTCATGTCGACAGCAACCGCCACCGACAAAATCCGTGTCCTCATCGCCAAGCCCGGCCTCGACGGCCACGACCGCGGCGCCAAGGTCGTTGCCCGCGCCCTCCGCGATGGCGGCTGCGAAGTTATCTACACCGGCATCCGCCAGACGCCCGAGATGATCGCCGAAGCCGCCCTCCAGGAAGACGTCGATGTCGTCGGCCTCTCCATCCTCTCCGGCGCCCACCTCGAACTCTTCCCCCGCGTCGTCGAGGAGCTGAAGAAGCGCGGCCTTGATGATGTCCTCCTCTTCTGCGGCGGCATCATCCCCGAAGAAGACACCGAGGCCCTCCAGAAGCTCGGCTTCAAGGCGATCTTCCGCCCCGGCACGAATACCCAGGACATCGTCAAGTTCGTCTACGACAACGTGAAGAAGAAGTAACGTGGACGAACTGGTCCAGCGCTTCCTTGCGGGCGACCGCCGCGCGCTCGCTCGCATCATCACCCGCGTCGAAAACAGCACCCTCGAAGGGCGCGACTACGTTCGCGCCCTCTTCCCCCACTCCGGGCGCGCCCACATCGTGGGCATCACCGGCGGCGCAGGCTCCGGCAAGAGCACGCTGACCGGCGCGCTTACCGCCGAACTCCGCCGGCGAGGCCGCACCGTCGCTATCATCGCCGTCGACCCCTCCAGCCCCTTCACCCACGGCGCCCTGCTCGGCGACCGCATCCGCATGCAGGACGTCACCATGGACCCGGGCGTCTACATGCGTTCCATGGCCGGCCGCGGCGCCCTCGGCGGCCTCGCCCCGGCCATCGCCGATGTTGTCGCCGTCGTCGACGCCTTCGGATTCGACTACGTCATCGTCGAAACCATCGGCGCCGGCCAGGACGAGGTCGAAATCGCCGGCACCGCCATGACAACGGTCCTCGTCAACAATCCCGGCACCGGCGACGACATCCAGGCCCTCAAGGCCGGCATCATCGAAATCGCCGATATCCTCGTCGTCAACAAGGCCGACCACCCGGGGGCCGACGTCCTCGTCAGCCAGCTCCAGGCCCTCCTCGCCCTCTCCCCCGCAGACCACCGGCGGCCGCCCATCCTCAAAACCATCGCTACCCGCGGTGAAGGGCTGGCGCAGCTCGCCGACGCCATCGACGAGCACCGCGCCTACCTCGAACAGACCGGCCAGCTCGCGGCCCACCGCTCCGAGGATGCCCGCCATCAGCTCCTTGCCATCACGCAGCAGCTCATCCTCGAGGAGATCCGGCGCGCTGCCCCCGAGGCCGTCATCGAAACGCTCACCGGCCGCATCGCCAGCCGCGAACTCGACCCCCACACCGCCGCCGAAGAGCTCGCCGCCCTCGTCCTCCCCCGCGGGTGAGCAGTCCGCCCGTGCTACCATCGCCGGTGTGAGCAGTCAGCAGCGCATCCGCACCTGGTTCCGCAAAGGCGAGCGCGTCCGCTACATCTCCCACCTCGACGTGCTGCGCTTCTGGGAGCGCGCCATCCGCCGCGCCGGTCTCCCGCTCTCCTACTCCCAGGGCTTCACGCCCCATCCTAAGCTCGCCTTCGCCTCGCCCCTGCCCCTCGGCTTCACCGCCGAGCGCGAGGTCATGGATGTCCAGCTCGACGAGCGTATCGACCCCGCCGAGTTCCATGCGCGCCTCGCCGCCCAGGCCACCGGCGACCTCGCAGTCGTCGCCGTCCGCGAGGTTCCCCTCGGGGCGCCCCAGCCCCAGGCAGCGATGCTCTGGTCCGATTACCGTGCTGCAGTGCCCGGCCTTGATCCGGCCGAGGCCCGCGCCCGCATCGAGGCCTTCCTTGCCCTGCCGGCCTTCGAGTGGCGCGAGGAGCGCGGCGAACGCGAGCGCACCTACGACCTCCGCGCGGCCACCGCCTGGCTCACCGCCCGCCCGATCGACGGCGGCACCGAACTCGCGATGCGCCTGCGTACAGACCAGAACATAACCGCTCGCCCGGAGGCTATACTGGCGGCGCTCTTCCCCGGCTTCGAGCCGCAGAGCTACGTGCGCACCGACATCATCCTCGATGAACGGTCGCCAGCGAGGGAGCTATGGCGTCGCTACGGCCAGTACCTCTGACCACCTGCGAAATCCGGCCGGCAACGCCCGCCGATGCCCCCGAACTCTACGTCCTCTGGCAGCGCGTCCGCGAACATAACGCTGGGCTCGACCCCCGCATCGTCCTCGCTCCCGTTGCCCCCGACCAGTTCGCCGCCGCGCTCGAGCGCCAGCTCGGCCGCGGGTCGGCCACCGTCCTGGTCGCCGCCGACCGGGCCCGGCTCGCTGGATTCGTCTCTGGTGCCATCGAAACCGCCAGCGCCGACCGCCTTCCGGAGCGCCACGCCACCATCGGCTACCTCTGGGTCGAACCTGGCTACCGCCGCCGCGGCATCGGCCGCGCGCTCGTGGAAGCCGTCGCCCGCTGGGCCGCAGCGTACGATGGCGTCCGCCACTTCGAAATGCCGGTCCTCGCTGCAGATGTGGAGGCTGCCCGCTTCTGGGAAGCGCTCGGCTTCCGGCCGTTCATTGCCCGCCTGTGGGCGCCGCTCGCCCCCGAACCGGATGACGGCGGTGTGCCATGAGCCTCCTGTATCTCGTCCGCCACGGCGAAACCAACCACAACGCCGAGGAGCGGGGGCTCGGGCGCGCCGACGTGCCCCTCTCCGAACGCGGCCTCGAGCAGGCGTGCCTCATCGCCGCCCGGTTCGCGCGCGTGCCCCTCGATGCCGTCCTCAGCAGCCCGCTCCAGCGGGCCCTCGCCATCGCGCGGACCATCGCCGAACAGCACGCGCTCGCTGTCGATATCCGCCCCGAACTCACCGAACTCGATGTCGGCGACACCGAAGGCCTGGCCTATGCCGAAATCCGCACCCGCTTCCCCGACTTCTACGCAGCCTGGACCGGTGACAACCCGGTCCATGTCCCCATGCCCGGCGGCGAGTCCATCGCCGCGCTGGCGGAACGTCTCGCGCCGCTCGCAGACGAACTCCTCGGCGGCCCCGACCGCGTCATGGTGATCGTCTCGCACAACTTCACCCTCCGCGTCCTGGTTTGTCTCCTCCTCGGTATTCCGGTCGCAAACTTCCGCAACTTCCGGCTCGACCTCGGCTCGGTCACCACCATCTCCGTCCAGCACGGCCGCGCCGCCATCCAGGCCCTCAACGATGTCTGCCACCTCGACGCCTTGAATCTTTCGCCTGCCGCGCGTAGCGTCTCCACCTGAGCTTATGGCCCCGCCCAGCTTCCTCAGCCGCTCCCGCCTCATCATCGTGGCCAGCCTGCTCATCGGGAGCTACTTCGTCTACACCGCCGCGCTGGGCGCCTACCGTACGCAGCAGCTGAGCGAGTCCCGCGCCCAGGCCGAGCGCCAGCTGCGCCAGCTCGAAGAGCAGAAGGCCTACCTCGAAGCGGTCCGGGCCTACGTCGCCTCCGATGTGTACGTCGAACAGGAGGCTCGCCGCCGGTACGGCTACATTCGCGAAGGAGAAATCCCGTTTGTCGTCATCAGCCCGCCGGCCGCCGAAGAACAGCAGCCCGCCGGCCCCTGGTGGCAGCGGCTCTTCCCGCGCTGACGAACCCCTCGCCGGCGCCTGGTCCCCCGTCCCGGGCGCTCCCGCCCCGCAACGCGCTGCCGATTCGCTCCCGCCCGCGGTCCGCCGCGTCCTCCGCACCGTCGAACGGTTCGCCCGCGCTGAGCGCCTCTTCCGCGGCCGTCGCCGCCTCCTCGTCGCCGTTTCCGGTGGCCCCGATTCCCTCGCCTGCCTCCATCTTCTGCTCGCCCTCCGCGAAACGTTCGGCCTCGAACTCAAGGTCGCCCACTTCGACCACCAGCTTCGTCCCGGTTCCGCCGATGACCTCCAGTTCGTCCGCGACCATGCCGCCGCCCTCGGCCTCGAGGCGATTACCGGCGAAGGCCCCGTCCGCGAGGTTGCCGCCCGCCAGCGCCGCGGCATCGAGGAAACGGCCCGCCTCATGCGCTACCAGTTCCTCGCCTTCGCCGCCGAAAAAGAAGGGTGCGACGCGGTCGTCACCGGGCACACTGCCGACGACCAGGCCGAGACCGTCCTCCTCCACCTGCTTCGCGGGAGCGGCGTCCGCGGTATGCGCGGCATGCTCCCCGCTGCCCCCATCCCGGGAGCCCCGGGCCGCACGCTCCTCCGCCCGCTGCTCTGCATCCGCCGCGACGACACCGCTGCGGTATGCCGCGAACTCGGCCTCGAACCGCGCCTCGACGAATCGAACCGCGACCCTGCCCACACCCGGAACCGCATCCGCACGGAACTCCTCCCGGTGGCAGCCCGGTTCAACCCGTCCATCGCCGACGCCCTCCTCGGCCTCGCCGACAGCGCCCGGGAAGCGTTCGAGCTGCTCGAGAAGCGCTCGTTCGAGGCTCGCGCCGCCGCGCGGGGGCCGGTCGGAGCTATCTATGACCTCGCCGCGCTGGCCGGCCTCCCCGCCGAATCGCTCCTCCTTGTCATCGAACGGGAGGCCGCCTTCTTCCACCTCGAGCCCGAGGTCAACCGCACCCGCGTCCGCAATTTCCGCGAGGTTCTCCGGCGCGGCTCCGGCCAGGTTGCCTTCGGCGACACGGTCGTCGAGGTTTCAGCCGGCCGTGTGCGCATCGGTCCCCGCCTCGAACCGGTTGAGCCGGTCGCGCCGGTCATCCTCGACGTCCCGGGGAGCCGCCGCGTCGGGCCCTGGCGGGTTGACGTGCTGACGTCGCCCCTCGCCGCGGACCCCGCCGCACCGGTCGCCGCCCTCGCCACCCCTGCGTTGCGTGGCGCCCTCCGCGCCCGCTCAATCCAGCCCGGCGATACGCTCACCTGGCGCGGGCTCCGGCGGAAACTCTCTGACCTGTTCATTAACGAGAAGATTCCCGCGTGGGAGCGTCCCGGGTCGGTTGTTATCGCCGACGCCGAAGGCCCGGTCGCCGTGTTCACCGCCAGCCGGGTCTTCGTCCGCGATGCGCCCGGCCCGCCCGACCTCTGGGTCAGGCTCGCGGCCCTGCCGCGGCTGGCCGCGCCGTAGCGAATCGCGGGACCACCTCTTCCAGCATCCGCATTGTCTGGTCCATCAGATCTGCGTCATCCGACGCGATCGGCCGCACCACGAACTTCGAAATGCCGGCTGCGATGAACTCCTCGATCCGTCGCGCGATGTCGTCGGCCGACCCGGCAACGACCAGCCCCGCCGGGTCCGCGACGCCCGGCAGGCGCGCCAGCGCCGCCAGCTGCCGCTGCACCGCCGGGTCCTCCGCCGACCCGAACCGGTACGAAAAGCCGGCACCGTAGTGATCATCGTCGATCGCCCGGCCGTACTCCGCGGCCTTCTCCCGGATCGCCCGGACAATGGGGGCAACCTGCGCCGGCGTCTGCAGCCCGGCGAGCCACCCGGTGCCAACCCGCGCTGTCCTCCGTATGGCCGCCTCCGAGCTGCCGCCGATCCACAGCGGCAGCGGCTGCTGCACCGGCCGCGGGCTGATGGCGGCGTCGACGTACCGGTAGTGCTTCCCTTCGAAGGTCACCCGGTCCTCGCTCCACAGCCGCGCCATGATCACGAGCGCCTCGTCCGCCTGCTCGCCGCGACCGCGGGGGTCCCGCCCCGTCGCCCGCCACTCCGGCGCCCGCTCGTCGCCTACGCCGAACACCGGCAGCAGCCGGCCGCCGCTGAGGAAGTCCAGCGTCGCGCACTCCTTCGCCAGCACCAGCGGGTCCCGGAATGGCACGATGACGGCGTTCATTCCCGCCTTCAGCCGTTTCGTCCGGCCGAGCGCCATCCCGATGGCCGCCATCGGCTCGAGCGTCGGCGTGTGCGACACCAGCCGCTCGCTGAACCAGACCGAATCCGCGCCCTGTTCCTCGAGCAGGTCGATCCACGCGTGGTACGCCCCGACCGACGAAAACGGAAATCCGGCCACTCCGAAGCCGATGCCGATGCCCATGTCTTTCTCCCTCGCGAAGCCTTACTCGCGCACGAACTGCGCGAAGAACCGGGTCAGCCGCGCGTGGAGCCCCGGCTCAGCAGCCAGGAGCCCGCGCACAATCGGCCGCGGCTGATTGAACGTCAGCGGGTCGCCGAGGACCCCCGTGACCCGCAGGCCCGCAGCCCGGCAGAGTGCGACCCCGGCTGCGACATCCCATTCGGCCCGCCCGAAGCCCGTCAGCGTCGCGTTGCCTTCGCCCCGGGCGAGGAGCGCGAGCCGGTAGGCCACACTCCCCACCGGACGCACGATTGTGCCCTCGGGCAGCGGCGGCAGGTCGTCCCACGCGTGCTCGCCCCGCCCCACAAGTGCCTCGAACGGCTGGCCGGTCGGCTCCGTCGGCGGGCGCTCTTCCGCTCCGCAGCACGCAGCCGCGAACAGCTCGCCGGTGGCCGGGTTGTGCACCACGCCCAGGACCGGCTCGCCGCCGACGACCAGCGCGATGGAAACCGCGTATTCCGGGATGCCCTGCAGGAACTCTCGCGTGCCGTCGATCGGGTCCACGACCCACGTCCGCGCGGCCCTGAGCCGCGCCGGCGAGTCCCGGTGCTCCTCGCTCAGCCACCCGTCGCCCGGGAATGCGCCGAGCAGCCGCCGCTCGAGCAGCGCCGCCGCCTCGAGGTCCGCCTCGGAAACGAGTTCGCGGCCCGCCTTCCGGCCGTACCGGACTCCCGACCGGCGCAGCCGTTCGATGACTGCCCCTGCCTCCAGCGCTGCCTCCCGGGCCGCCTTCAGCTCGCGCTCGAACACACCGTCCATTCTAGGGACGGCCGCCGCCGCAGGCTCAGGCGAAGGCAGCGAACAGCTCCTCGAACGCCTTCACCTGTCCGCCCTTCGTCGATGAAGGGACGACAATCGGCGTCTTCACGCCCACCGCATACCACTGCTCCAGCCCCTCGAACACCTGCTTCCGTGTGCCGAAGAGCGTGCAGTCTGCAAGCCAGCGGTCGCTCATCAGGCCGGGCAGGGCCTCCCGGTCGCCGCGCGCAAGCGCTGCCTCAATCGCCTCCATCTCCTCAACGTAGCCCGCTTCCTTCCAGTAGTTCCGGTAGTTCGGCAGCATCACGTAGCCCGTGAGCACCCGCTTCATCACGTTCGCGGCCGCTGCCGGGTCCTCGTCGTCGATGCACATCGGGATCATGTCGCCGATGAAGAAGTCGCCCTCCCGTTTCTCCTGCGGAATGTGCGAGAGCGAGTCCGGCATATGCGAGCGGGCCGCGTTCGCCCACACCGCGCCCTCCGCGATCTCCACCGCCAGCTCAACCATCTTCTTCCGCAGCGTCGCCAGCACAATCGGCGGGAGCGGCCCCACCTGCGGCGCAGCGGCCCGCATCGCCTCCACGTACCTCCGCATGTCGCTCAGCGGCTTCCCGGTCTTCGCGCCGATCCGCTGGTTGGCCGGCTCGTGGCTCACGCCGATGCCGAGGTAGAACCGCCCGTCGCTGATCTCGTGGATGTACGCCGCCGATTGCGCAAGGTCGAACGGCACGCGGTAGTAGATCGGGATGATCGACGTTCCGAATTTGATCGTCGACGTTGCGTGGGCGATGGAGAGGCACAGCCCCATCCCGTCTCCGAAACTGGCGCAGTAAATCCCTGCGAACCCGGCAGCCTCGAGCTGCTTTGCGGTCTCGACGGTCCATTTGCGGCGGCCGACCGCCGCGGCAAGCGCCACCGCTGGCTTCTGCATGCGTCTCTGCTCCTCAACAACGAAGTCGTGACCGCGACTATACGGAACGCCGGCCTTACCGGCCCGCCGCTGTCAGGCCTCTCGCCGGTAGCGCAGCATCCGCCCCGCGCCCGCGCCGGTGTGGACGCCGTCCTCATACGCCACCTGCCCGTTCACCACCACCATGCGAATCCCGCGCGGCTCCTGTTTCGGCTCCGCATAGGTGGCCCGGTCTTCGATTGTCGCCGGGTCGAACAGCACGAGGTCGGCGAACCATCCCTCGGCCACCCGCCCGCGACCGGCGATGCCGAACCGCTCGCACGGCGCTGAGGTCATCTTCCGGATTGCCTCTTCGAGCGGCAGGACACCCCGCTCCCGCACATACCGGGCGAGCACCCGGGGCATGGTCCCGAACAGCCGGGGGTGCGGGTTCCCCTTCAGCACCGGGATGCCGTCCGAGCCGATGAACACCCGTGGGTGGCGCAGGTTCGTCTCGATGTCCGCCTCGTCGATGATGAAGTGGATGCAGATGACTTCCCGGCCCCGCGGGCTGGTGAGCATCTCCCGCACCGCCTCCTCGACCGTCCACCCGCGCCCGGCCGCGATCTCCGGCACCATCCGCCCCTCGAATTCCGGGTAGTCGGGGCAGGTCGCAATCATCACGCCCCCTGCCCACTCCCGGTCGATGGCCGAGAGGTTCACGTACTGCCACATCGGCCCGCTTCCCGCCGTATAGGGGTAGACGTCCAGCGTCACACTCGTCCCCGAAGCGTGGGCAGCATCCGCCTTCGCCAGGGACGCCGCCACCCGGCC
It encodes:
- a CDS encoding LLM class flavin-dependent oxidoreductase → MQKPAVALAAAVGRRKWTVETAKQLEAAGFAGIYCASFGDGMGLCLSIAHATSTIKFGTSIIPIYYRVPFDLAQSAAYIHEISDGRFYLGIGVSHEPANQRIGAKTGKPLSDMRRYVEAMRAAAPQVGPLPPIVLATLRKKMVELAVEIAEGAVWANAARSHMPDSLSHIPQEKREGDFFIGDMIPMCIDDEDPAAAANVMKRVLTGYVMLPNYRNYWKEAGYVEEMEAIEAALARGDREALPGLMSDRWLADCTLFGTRKQVFEGLEQWYAVGVKTPIVVPSSTKGGQVKAFEELFAAFA
- a CDS encoding 3'(2'),5'-bisphosphate nucleotidase CysQ; this encodes MFERELKAAREAALEAGAVIERLRRSGVRYGRKAGRELVSEADLEAAALLERRLLGAFPGDGWLSEEHRDSPARLRAARTWVVDPIDGTREFLQGIPEYAVSIALVVGGEPVLGVVHNPATGELFAAACCGAEERPPTEPTGQPFEALVGRGEHAWDDLPPLPEGTIVRPVGSVAYRLALLARGEGNATLTGFGRAEWDVAAGVALCRAAGLRVTGVLGDPLTFNQPRPIVRGLLAAEPGLHARLTRFFAQFVRE